The nucleotide sequence GTAGGAGCTGAGGCCGCTCTTTCCCTGCCACTTCTCACTCGGCAGGATCGGTGTGTGCGGAGAGTTCAGCGGCATGTAGATGAAGAAGGGTTTGCCGCTTTTCGCATCAGCAGCTTTTTCGTCGATGATCTTCACCGCACGGTTGGTAAAGGCGGGGAGCACATCCTCACCGCGAAATCCCGGGCTACCTGGCCCCTCGCGGGTGAATGCCTTGCCGCTGCGATTGGCGGCATTCATGAGGAGCTTCATCGTTTCTGTCGGATTGACCGGGACACGATCATTTTCGATGAAGCAATACGGCACCATGTCCAGAGAGGCACTGATGCCGAAGTAGGAGTCAAAACCGACACTGAGTGGGCCATTAGCGATGGGCTGAGTGTAATCAACGTTATGGACCTGCTCGGCAGATTCGATGCCCAGTTCCGTCACGCTACCCTTTTTCACCCAATCCATGCCGATGTGCCATTTTCCGACACAGGCAGTGTAATAGCCGTTTTGCTTCAGAAAGGAGGCCACGGTGAGCCGCCCCTGCTCGATGAGCCTCGGAGAGAGCCCACCGAGGACGCTGCTTTGTAGCTTTGACCGCCAGGAGTAGCGGCCTGTCATCACGCCGTAGCGTGTGGGAGTGCAGACGCTGGAGCCGGAGTGTGCATCGGTAAAGATCACCCCCTCCTTCGCCAGTCGATCCATGTGTGGTGTCGCGATTTTGCCTTCAGGATTGAGGCACTTCACATCGCCATAACCCAGGTCATCACAGAGGATAAAAATGATGTTCGGCTTCGCTGCGGCAGGAGCAGCTTGAAGAGGAACAAGGGTAGCCAGTGAAACAAAAAGCAGGGGAAGCAAGGAGCGCATGATCTGTGGATAACGACAGGCATGGTGCTCAAGTTTCAGCCCAAGAGAAAAGCGTGGCGCAGACTGCCCATGTACACTGAAAACGCCTGCTACTGGCGCATGATGTAAAGCTGCCATATTCAGTCGAATACATCTTATGCTTCGCGTCGTGAGGTTTTGTGATTTTTAACCGCTAATTCGACGCTGACCCGACGCTAATCCCAAACCAAATATCAGCGTTAAAAGAGCGTCATATAAGCGGTTTAGATTCCCCATCTTCATCTCATGAATTCACAAATCATGATGAAGCGAAGCATAGCGAGCCGGTTTTCGGCTCGAAGGTTGGCTGGTTTTAAAGTCTCTGGCCGAGATGCAAAGCGGCAAAGGTTCCCAGAAGCTTTCTGAACCTGTGGCCATTTGCCTTGGCGTGAAATCATCTCTGCCATTTCGTTTTCAAAAGCCTTGGGATTGTTCACCAAGCCACCGCCGAGCACAGGCTTGTTGACGGTTGGTAGGCAGCAAGGCAGACTTTCTTCATGACTGTGACACTACCCACTGTTTTCGAATCCTTTGTGCGGCAAAAAATCGCCACGGGACTCTATCAAGACGAAGATGAAGTCGTGGAGGAGTCTTTGGAGCTCATGCGGCAGCAAGAACGCTGGAAGATGGCGGTGACAGCCAAGATTGACGAAGGGCTTCAGGACATGGCCGAGGGCCGTTTCCTGACGAGTGCAGACTGCACTTACATCGGAGAAGCGTCCTACAAGACATGAAATGAACACCATGAGACACAAGGATGTGCCCGCCCCGACGGTCGGCCCAGCTTAGATGTTGCTTTGATACACCGTCGGCATCTCAACCCGTGGCTTGGACTGCCAGCCTAGCATGGTTCAGAGGATTTTGGAATCGGCTACCAGGTCACGGGGATCGTTCGCCCAGAAATCCAGATGACTCATAACTGCATGACGCACGGCTGGAGTGATGGCTTTATTCTTGGCGATCTTGACCGCCTGCTTCTGCATGCCTGAGAGGGTATGCTCATTCCAAAATGAGTCCATGGCCTTGGCATTCTCTGCGTAGATGGCTTTGAGCCGGCTCAACTTCTTGTCGAAATCGCTGAGACTTTGCTCCTCAATCATCGACAAGAGTAATTTTACGTCTTCACACTTTGGGTGCTTAACGAGGCCTCGTTCTTCCAGTGACTTACAGCTCCCTTTTTGTTTCCGAAACTCGCTGAGTTTATTTAGAGCCGAATTGCGATAGAACCTTGGTTTGCGTTGGTGGCCGGGTTTATCATATGCTTTTTGGCAGGCCACCATGAGATGGCAAACAGCCCTATTAAAATACCAGTCAGCTGCTTCGATCTGGGACAATCGAAACAGTTGCTCTTTCCACTCTGAACTGATAGCACCAAAATACCGGAAATAGACCGGTTCTCAAAAAGAATGTCATATTGAGGCTGTACTTTTTAGAATTGCGGTAATTAATAGGCAGCGGTGGCCCGCCCGTGTATCACACTCAATCTCGAAAACGCGACCTTGGAAGAGGTCTGCGTGGCGATGGATTGCTCACCCACGAAGAAGGGCTTTCGTCGGCTTCAAGCGCTGCGCTGGCTTTATGAAGGCAAGAGCCGCGAGCAAGTCGCTGACCTCTCAGGCTTCAGCCTGCGGCAGGTTTTGCGCTTCATCCAAGCCTTCAATCTCGCCGGCCTTGATGGTCTCATTCCCGGGTGTAGCAGCGGCCGTCGCCGAATCCTGCCCAAGGAACAAGTGAGCGGTAAAATCCTACCTCTCATCGAAGATCCCTCACTGGCCGGACAAAGCCACTGGACCGCTGTGAAATTGCACGGCTGGATCAAGCAGAACCTGCAAACGCAACTCGGCTACAGCACCACCGTGCGCTATCTCCACGAGCACGATTACCGCCTCAAAGTTCCGCGCCCCTGGCCGCTCAATCAGGATGAGGACAAGCGCCAAGCCTTCTGCGAAAAGCTCCAGCGCTGGGTGGCCGATCCGAGCGTCGACTTGTGGTTCAGCGACGAAAGCGGCTTTGAAGGCGATCCGCGCCCGCGCCGTACCTGGACCAAGATCGGCAAGGTGCGCCACTCACCTTATCTCGGCGAGCACATCCGCTACAATGTGTTTGGCGCAGTGCGGCCCAAAGATGGACGTCTCGGCGCACTGCTCTTCAACCTGTGCGACAGCGTCACTTTTCAGGTGTTCCTTGACACTCTAGCTGAGGAGAATCCGCACGTGGCAGGACGCCGCGCCATCCTGGTGCTCGACAACGCCTCATGGCACAAGACCAAGAGCCTTAACTGGCACCACTTTGAGCCCGAGTATCTGCCACCACGCTCGCCCGATCTCAACGCCATCGAACGCTTGTGGCTGCGCATGAAAGCCGACTGGTTCAACGGCTGGATCGCCAAGACTTCCGAGCAACTTCAGGACCGTATCATCGAGTCCCTGCGCTCTTTGTTCGACCAGCCCTCCATCCTTCAGTCCCAGTGCCGCCCAAAGACGCGTTTATGACATCCTTTTTGAGAGTCGGTCTAAAGCCACTACGCTCGATTGAGCGCATAGCCCTTTACCCATTTCTCTCCTGCCCTCCCCCGCTTACGCCATCACCGCAGCGATAGGATGATGCTCCTCCACGCCAGTCAGGCGCTGATCGAGTCCCTGGAACTTGAAGGTGAATTTCCGATGATCGATGCCCATGAGGTGCAGGATCGTGGCGTTCAGGTCATTGATGTGGACGGGATTTTTGACGATGTTGTAGCTGAAGTCGTCCGTCTCGCCGTATTCGATGCCAGATTTCACCCCGCCACCGGCCATCCACATGGTGAAGCAGCGCGGATGATGATCGCGGCCGTAGTTATCCTGCGTCAGCGTGCCCTGGGAGTAAACGGTGCGTCCAAATTCACCTCCCCAGACGACGAGTGTGTCCTGGAGCAAGCCGCGCTGCTTCAGATCCATGATGAGTGCGGCGCAGGCACGCTCGCTATCCTCCACCTGACCACGGAGCAGCTTGGGCAAATTATTATGCTGGTCCCAGCCACGATGCAGGATCTGCACCACGCGTGTACCGCGCTCGATGAGGCGCCGGGCCATGATGGCACTATGGGTGAAGCTCCCACTGCGCTGCACATCCGGGCCGTACATTTCCAGTGTGGCGGCACTTTCCCGACTCAGGTCGGTGAGTTCCGGCACACTGGTCTGCATGCGAAAAGCCATTTCATACTGAGCGATGCGGGTCTGGATCTCTGGATCACCCATACGGGCATGATTGATGCTGTTGAGCTTATTGAGCGCATCCAGCATGGTGCGGCGGTCACTCGGATCGACACCAGGCGGATTTTTCACATATAAAACAGGATCACCCTGCCCACGCAGTGCCACACCGCTGAATCGCGTGGGTAAAAAGCCGCTACTCCACATGCGGGTGAAGAGGGCCTGCGCCTGACTGGCCGCTGGGAAAGTCGGAGTGAGCACGACAAAGGCAGGCAAGTCATTGCTCTCACTTCCGAGGCCATAAGCTAGCCAAGAGCCGATGCTGGCCTTCCCCGGCACCTCACTACCCGTCATCACAAAGGTGCAGGCCGGATCATGATTGATGGCACTCGTGTGGACGCTTTTGATGACGGCGACGTCATCAACGATTTTGGCCGTGTGCGGAAGCAACTCGCTCACCCAGCGGCCACTCTGGCCATGCTGCCGGAATTTGAACATGCTCGGTGCCACCGGGAAGCGTGCCTGGCCGCTGGTCATGGTGGTGATGCGCTGACCATTGCGCACGCTATCGGGTAGATCTTTGTCGAAGTGCTTCTGGAGTTGCGGCTTGTAGTCCCACAGATCGAGCTGTGAGGGGGCTCCATTCATGTGGAGATAGATGAGCCTTTTCGCCCGAGGGGCAAAATGAGGCAGCCCCGGCAGCGGCGCGTGCACCTGATTCTGGGCCCCTGCGGCAAATAGGCTCTGCGCCAAATCTGTCCCGAGCATGCTCGCGAGGGCGATATTGCCGGCACGGAGACCCGCCTGGCCAAAAAACTGCCTGCGCGTCTGTTGTTGGTGATATTCCAGAATCGGGTCCATGAGGGCAGTGAATACGTTCGTGCGGTGTGGCGGCTTGCAGGCACCCCTATGCCGAAAAACACCGGAGGCGCAGCAGTCAGGGACCGCAGCGCCTCCGGCGTTTCTGGCTATTATCGGGAGATTAGCGGACGGCAGCCGTATCCAGTGTCTGGTAGGAAGTGATGAACTCTGCGGCATCGAGAGCGGATGTCTCACTCATGGCGGCAGCGACTTGGTTTTGCAGCTCCTCACGCAGGCGGGCGACGAGCTGGAGCCCCTGGGAAGTGATGCGCACGAGCACCTTCCGGCGGTCGTCGATGGCGTGGGTGCGCTCCATGTAGCCGAGCTTTTCCAGGCGATCCACGAGTCCCGTGGCGGCTGCTGTGGAGTGGCCCATCTTGCGGGCGATGTCCGTCATGGTCAGCTCGGGGCTAGTCGAGAGATAGCTCAGGAGGAAGAACTGGGCGAAGGAGATGTTATCGCGGTTCAGCTCTCGGGAGAGGTTGAGCAAGAACTCGCGTTGGCTGAACAGAATGAAATCTGCCAGTTTGGCGTGGTCTTTGGCCTGGGGCTTGGTTCCGTTGGTCATATTGTGGTTTCCTTAGAGCTATGGGGTTCTAGAAATTCTTGGATTCTGGTAATATAGCGACTCTCAAACATGGAGGCAACATTAATTCCATATATTTCATAACTTTTTAGCCACGGGCACTAAAAAGCTATCAAACGTGAGAAATTAATATGACCGAATTATTACACGAGAAAGGCTTTTTGGCAAGAGAGGCTTTCACTTGGCCCTCTTTGTCACTTCATGCTCTTCTAGCTCGTAGCCCTTCGTGCCACACATTCTCTCACTCTTTATCTTAATCCCTTCCCACCTATCTATAATAGAGTGCCCAGATCGACGAAGCACCCGGTCGCCAATAGACCTCCCCTGCCCAGCCCAAGCTCCTCCAGCCTTGTGAAAGTTTTCACAAAATCGGGTTGCCGCTCCTGCCCACACCCTGATAATCGACCCGCCCGATGACCCCCTCGCTCACGTTTGCTGCCCTCGATCTCGCTTTTCTCGCCGCCTCCGTCGGGAAGATCATTTTTCTCTGTTTCCTGGTCATTCTGCCCCTGGTATCGATCTCGGTTTATTTCGAGCGTCGTATCTCGGCAGTGATCCAGGACCGCGTGGGGCCAAACCGTGTCGGCGTGCCACTCACACTCCTCGGTTTCAAGAAAGACTGGCAGCCCCTCGGCATCGGCGGACTCGCCCAGGCCATGGCGGATGGTCTGAAGTTCATCTTAAAAGAGGATTTCGTGCCGGCGCATGTGCGGAAGTTCTACTTCTGGCTCGCACCCTGCCTCGTCGTCGTTCCAGCGCTCGTCACCTGCGCGGTGCTCCCCTTTGGCAGTGAGCTGGATCTGCGGTTTCTCAATCCACTCATTACTTCCGTATTCGGCGGCGCGGGTTTCACCGCTCCTATCCCACTGGTCATTGCGGATCTGAGTGTGGGGCCGCTTTTCACCTTCGCCATCGCCTCCATCGGTGTTTACGGCATCGTCTTGGCAGGCTGGTCGTCGAACTCGAAGTATCCCTTCCTCGGCGGCGTGCGCAGCAGCGCCCAGATGATCTCGTATGAGATCTCTCTCGGCCTCTCGATCATCCCGGTGTTCATGATCTTCGGGGAGCTGAACCTCGGCAAAATGGCAGAGTATCAAGATGCCAACGGCTGGCTGCTGCTACCGCTGTGGGGAGATGGACTGAGCTGGTCCCGCATGCTGCTGCTGGTCCCCATCGTCATTTCCTTCTGCATTTTCACCGTCTCCATGTTCGCAGAGACGAACCGCCTGCCCTTTGACCTCGCGGAGTGCGAGACGGAGCTCGTGGCGGGTTATCACACGGAGTACAGCTCGATGAAGTTCGCCCTTTTCTTCATGGGTGAGTATGCCGCGATGATTATCGGCTCTGGACTCGCCGTGACGCTTTTCCTCGGTGGCTGGAGCATTCCTTTCTGGCCCTATTTGGAGAAAATCATCCCCCTCCAGCTTCATTTCACAGCGGACACGACCCCTTGGTACACGGGCCTGCTCCACATCGGTGCCTTCTTCACCAAAGTCTTCGCCTTCATCGTCTTCTTCATCGTGATCCGCTGGACGCTGCCCCGCTTCCGCTTTGATCAGCTCATGGCGCTTGGATGGAAGGTGTTCTTTGAGCTCGCCTTGTTCAATGTGTTCCTCACAGCGGTGATTCTGTGGTTCGTGAAGTAATGCACTCTCACCTGCGCGGTGTGATCGCGACGTAATTCCGCACCGTGGACCAGCCTGATTGGGTGCGGCTGCTGCCATCAGCCAAACGAGCGTGTAGCGCAGTCGAGCGGCCACCATCCAGATTCAGCGCACGGTGAATCCGCAGTCCCGGAATCAAATCCTGCGTCGCGAGGATACTCGCCAAATCAGCCAATGAACTGCTGTGGAGCGTGCCCAGGACCCAAAGCGGGCCACCACTCGCCGCGATGAAGGTGCGAGAGGCCATTTTGGCGCGGTCGAGAGTGGGCATCGGACGCCCAGCATCCACAAGACGTGGTCCACATTGCAAAAAGTCTTCGCAGCCACTGCCGCGGCCAGATTCACTATTCCACTGGAGTCGTGGAGTGCCGCGTGTGACCGCAATCGTGCCTGTGAGCAGCTTATTCGCCTGCCACGAGCCCGTGCGGCGACCACCCGCGATCATGAGGCCCAGTGGCGCGAACTCCGGCGAGAAAAAACCGCCATTCACGCCGGCAATGGCACCCGATGCGTCGATCACATCATCCACCGCACCCGCGCCAGCCCATGAATCTGGCTGATCCAGCACACGCAGCGCACATTGCCGGGTGTCAAAGACGATGAACTGCGCCTCTGCTCCAGCCCCGTTGTCATGTGCGACAGAAAACTCATGCAGCCATGCCCCCGCCGCTGCGAGCGGCGTGATGCGGCTCTCTCCCACTCGCCGCCACCCTGTCTGAAGGGAGATGTTTTCGATCTGCGGAGCTGGCGGTGACGTCCAAGCTGGCTCGGGCTGCGCTGGCTGGATCTGTGTCGGTGGCGGCACAAACGGAGGCTCGATGGCGGGCTCTGGAGGCAAAGGAGCCACACAGGAGCTCAAAACCACGGCGAGAGCTGGAAGGGCGTAAAAGAGAGTTTTCACAGGTTTTTCTGCATCCAATCGGACATGACTGCTAGGGCACGGGCGCGGTGACTGAGCTGGTTTTTCGTTTCAGCCGGCAAAACGCCAAAAGTGTCGGAAAATCCCTCCGGCGTGAAAAGCGCATCATAACCGAAACCGCCCTCGCCCTGCTCTGCGAGCCGTAAAGTGCCCTCCACCGTGCCATGGGCCACATGCAGCACCTTTCCATCACGCACCAGCGCCATGCAGCAGCGAAACCGCCCCGTAAAGGGTGGCGCAGCGCCTAGAGCACCGAGCTCGCTTTTCAATTTCTCGCGATTGGATGCATCCGTCGCGTTTTCACCCGAGTAGCGGGCAGATCGCGCTCCTGGAGCACCGCCGAGAGCATCCACCTCCAGTCCAGAATCATCCGCGAGCACCAGAGTGCCCGGCGGCAGTGCCACACTCGCCCCGCAGGCCTTGATCGCCGCATTGGCCTCAAAGGTCTCCCCCGTCTCCTCGGGCAAAGTGAGTCCTGGATGAGCGCGAAGATCCGTGATCGAGAATCCAGGGAGCATGGAGCGCACCTCGGCGGTCTTATGGGCATTCGATGTGGCGAAAAATAGGTCAGGCATGTCAGGGCACGAACACAGCAGTGGCAGCCACCTCCGTCAAAGGATCAAGCGAGCCCGCTGAACTTCTGTGCAAACAAAATGAACATGCAGTGGCGTTGTCTCATCAGACAATGTTATGGCCGCCCGCATCACCGCTTTCATCCTCAGCTTCTGCATCGGTTTTCCGATGTGCTGGTGCTGTTACGGAGAGGTGTCTCGGGTGGAGATGGCCGGCTGCTGCCCCACGGAGCATCCTTCGGGATGCTCCGCGCAGCAGACGGGATCAAAGCCAGACCACTCTGAGAATTGTCCATGCTGCACGTTTTCGCAGGCACCACGCGACATGGTCAAAACCTTGCCGCTCGTCCCTGCGCCCATGCTGGATCGAGAAGCGATCCTCCCTGGTTGGCAAACTTTTGAGCCAAAGCCGCTCAACGAACTCGTCTGTGATTCGCATGCGGGTCTGCATGAACATGGACCACCTAGCCCCTATCGTGCGCCGCTTTATGAGCGGTATCATGCACTTTTGCTGTGAGCGGGCAGAAGCAGCCCCGGCCCAGCGGGGTGCTATCCACGCCTGATTTGAGCCCCCCGTCCCTGTCTGGCGTGTCTTTTTCCACGGGCGTTTCAGATCCATACTCACACATAGAAATCTTATGAAAACATCCTTACTCCTCCTCTCCGTTGCCGTCCTGGGTAGTGCCCTGCCTGCCCTAGCAGCGAGTGATGCCTGCAAGAAATGCTGCAAGGACAACTGCGCCGCGTGCTGCAAAGACGCTGGCAAAGTCTGCGGCAAGGACTGCTGCAAAGAGAAGAAATAATCCGCGCTGAAAAACGCCGCGACACCC is from Verrucomicrobiaceae bacterium and encodes:
- a CDS encoding type II toxin-antitoxin system ParD family antitoxin gives rise to the protein MTVTLPTVFESFVRQKIATGLYQDEDEVVEESLELMRQQERWKMAVTAKIDEGLQDMAEGRFLTSADCTYIGEASYKT
- a CDS encoding IS630 family transposase; this encodes MARPCITLNLENATLEEVCVAMDCSPTKKGFRRLQALRWLYEGKSREQVADLSGFSLRQVLRFIQAFNLAGLDGLIPGCSSGRRRILPKEQVSGKILPLIEDPSLAGQSHWTAVKLHGWIKQNLQTQLGYSTTVRYLHEHDYRLKVPRPWPLNQDEDKRQAFCEKLQRWVADPSVDLWFSDESGFEGDPRPRRTWTKIGKVRHSPYLGEHIRYNVFGAVRPKDGRLGALLFNLCDSVTFQVFLDTLAEENPHVAGRRAILVLDNASWHKTKSLNWHHFEPEYLPPRSPDLNAIERLWLRMKADWFNGWIAKTSEQLQDRIIESLRSLFDQPSILQSQCRPKTRL
- a CDS encoding DUF1501 domain-containing protein, which encodes MDPILEYHQQQTRRQFFGQAGLRAGNIALASMLGTDLAQSLFAAGAQNQVHAPLPGLPHFAPRAKRLIYLHMNGAPSQLDLWDYKPQLQKHFDKDLPDSVRNGQRITTMTSGQARFPVAPSMFKFRQHGQSGRWVSELLPHTAKIVDDVAVIKSVHTSAINHDPACTFVMTGSEVPGKASIGSWLAYGLGSESNDLPAFVVLTPTFPAASQAQALFTRMWSSGFLPTRFSGVALRGQGDPVLYVKNPPGVDPSDRRTMLDALNKLNSINHARMGDPEIQTRIAQYEMAFRMQTSVPELTDLSRESAATLEMYGPDVQRSGSFTHSAIMARRLIERGTRVVQILHRGWDQHNNLPKLLRGQVEDSERACAALIMDLKQRGLLQDTLVVWGGEFGRTVYSQGTLTQDNYGRDHHPRCFTMWMAGGGVKSGIEYGETDDFSYNIVKNPVHINDLNATILHLMGIDHRKFTFKFQGLDQRLTGVEEHHPIAAVMA
- a CDS encoding MarR family transcriptional regulator, which gives rise to MTNGTKPQAKDHAKLADFILFSQREFLLNLSRELNRDNISFAQFFLLSYLSTSPELTMTDIARKMGHSTAAATGLVDRLEKLGYMERTHAIDDRRKVLVRITSQGLQLVARLREELQNQVAAAMSETSALDAAEFITSYQTLDTAAVR
- a CDS encoding NADH-quinone oxidoreductase subunit H, producing the protein MTPSLTFAALDLAFLAASVGKIIFLCFLVILPLVSISVYFERRISAVIQDRVGPNRVGVPLTLLGFKKDWQPLGIGGLAQAMADGLKFILKEDFVPAHVRKFYFWLAPCLVVVPALVTCAVLPFGSELDLRFLNPLITSVFGGAGFTAPIPLVIADLSVGPLFTFAIASIGVYGIVLAGWSSNSKYPFLGGVRSSAQMISYEISLGLSIIPVFMIFGELNLGKMAEYQDANGWLLLPLWGDGLSWSRMLLLVPIVISFCIFTVSMFAETNRLPFDLAECETELVAGYHTEYSSMKFALFFMGEYAAMIIGSGLAVTLFLGGWSIPFWPYLEKIIPLQLHFTADTTPWYTGLLHIGAFFTKVFAFIVFFIVIRWTLPRFRFDQLMALGWKVFFELALFNVFLTAVILWFVK
- a CDS encoding phosphodiester glycosidase family protein, which codes for MKTLFYALPALAVVLSSCVAPLPPEPAIEPPFVPPPTQIQPAQPEPAWTSPPAPQIENISLQTGWRRVGESRITPLAAAGAWLHEFSVAHDNGAGAEAQFIVFDTRQCALRVLDQPDSWAGAGAVDDVIDASGAIAGVNGGFFSPEFAPLGLMIAGGRRTGSWQANKLLTGTIAVTRGTPRLQWNSESGRGSGCEDFLQCGPRLVDAGRPMPTLDRAKMASRTFIAASGGPLWVLGTLHSSSLADLASILATQDLIPGLRIHRALNLDGGRSTALHARLADGSSRTQSGWSTVRNYVAITPRR
- a CDS encoding non-canonical purine NTP pyrophosphatase; the encoded protein is MPDLFFATSNAHKTAEVRSMLPGFSITDLRAHPGLTLPEETGETFEANAAIKACGASVALPPGTLVLADDSGLEVDALGGAPGARSARYSGENATDASNREKLKSELGALGAAPPFTGRFRCCMALVRDGKVLHVAHGTVEGTLRLAEQGEGGFGYDALFTPEGFSDTFGVLPAETKNQLSHRARALAVMSDWMQKNL